The following are from one region of the Thermoproteus uzoniensis 768-20 genome:
- a CDS encoding aldo/keto reductase, producing the protein MELGSLKVSDIGLGAWQAGGRAWTVDKSELLKAYRRAFELGINFVDTAEIYGWGESERFVGEAVRGYDVVVATKVAGFHWGRVEKSAKASLARLGRIDLLQLHWPPPVYVPLCRVVRELERLKEAGLTSEIGVSNFDARLLRRASECLKRHEIVSDQIEYNPLNRAADAEEFRKTAEELEVKIIAWSPLAKGAALGKWGPDRARSMDPAFKKASTEAGRRVVEAVKAVAQRRGVSPAAVVLAWLRHRGVLPIPGVKNAVQAEDVAGALRLQLPEDDLRLLDEATAPFVAGRVGMGGIRYVPGFLQKLALKLYPV; encoded by the coding sequence ATGGAGCTCGGGAGCCTCAAGGTCAGCGATATAGGCCTAGGCGCCTGGCAGGCCGGGGGCAGGGCCTGGACGGTAGACAAGTCGGAGCTCCTCAAGGCCTATAGGAGGGCCTTCGAGCTAGGCATAAACTTCGTCGACACGGCCGAGATATATGGATGGGGCGAGTCTGAGAGGTTCGTGGGCGAGGCCGTACGGGGCTACGACGTAGTGGTGGCCACCAAGGTTGCGGGCTTCCACTGGGGGCGCGTCGAGAAGTCGGCAAAGGCCAGCCTGGCGCGGCTCGGCCGTATAGACCTCCTCCAGCTCCACTGGCCCCCGCCCGTATATGTGCCTCTATGTAGGGTCGTGAGAGAGCTGGAGCGGCTGAAGGAGGCGGGGCTGACGTCGGAGATCGGCGTGAGCAACTTCGACGCGCGGCTACTCCGCCGGGCCTCCGAGTGTCTGAAGCGCCACGAGATAGTGTCGGACCAAATAGAGTACAACCCCCTCAACAGGGCGGCCGACGCCGAGGAGTTCAGGAAGACGGCGGAGGAGCTGGAGGTCAAGATCATCGCGTGGTCGCCTCTGGCCAAAGGCGCCGCGTTGGGCAAGTGGGGACCCGACAGGGCCAGGTCCATGGATCCCGCGTTCAAGAAAGCCTCTACAGAGGCAGGGAGGAGGGTCGTAGAGGCCGTCAAGGCGGTTGCCCAGAGGAGGGGCGTATCGCCCGCCGCCGTGGTCCTCGCCTGGCTCAGACACAGAGGGGTCCTCCCAATACCCGGCGTGAAGAACGCCGTACAGGCAGAGGACGTCGCAGGCGCGTTGCGGCTACAGTTGCCCGAGGACGACCTCCGCCTCTTGGACGAGGCCACCGCGCCGTTCGTCGCGGGGCGCGTCGGCATGGGCGGGATAAGGTACGTCCCAGGCTTCCTCCAGAAGCTCGCGCTCAAGCTCTATCCCGTATAG
- a CDS encoding M42 family metallopeptidase, giving the protein MDDFKPLLKRLSEAFGPSGFEDEVREIVIAEMEPYVDELFVDRWGNVYGVKHGKSDYRAMVAAHMDEIGLMVDHVEKNGFLRVKPIGGWNEVTLVGQRVVVRTRDGRKIPGVVGTRPPHITQPGKEREAPEMKDIFVDIGASSAEEVEKLGVGVGSVAVLDREFAELANGAVTGKAFDDRVGLAVMLWALRRLRELPVTLYAVATVQEEVGLRGAAVAAERVAPHYAVALDTTIAADVPGTSEREYVVRLGGGPAIKVMDGGRGGLFIAHPRLRDFVAEVARKEGIPHQMEVLYGGTTDAMAIAFRREGVPAVAISIPARYVHSPVEVLRVDDAVNAARLLVAVLENASPQFVESLMERRIK; this is encoded by the coding sequence ATGGACGACTTCAAGCCTCTGCTGAAGCGTCTGTCCGAGGCCTTCGGCCCCTCCGGCTTTGAGGACGAGGTTAGGGAGATCGTGATCGCCGAGATGGAGCCCTACGTCGACGAGCTCTTCGTGGATAGGTGGGGCAACGTCTACGGCGTCAAGCACGGCAAGTCCGACTATAGGGCAATGGTCGCCGCCCATATGGACGAGATAGGGCTTATGGTGGACCACGTGGAGAAGAACGGCTTCCTGAGAGTCAAGCCGATCGGGGGCTGGAACGAGGTGACGTTGGTGGGGCAGAGAGTCGTCGTGAGGACGCGGGACGGCAGGAAGATCCCGGGAGTCGTGGGGACGAGGCCTCCCCACATCACGCAGCCGGGCAAGGAGAGGGAGGCGCCCGAGATGAAGGACATATTCGTCGATATAGGCGCCTCCAGCGCGGAGGAGGTGGAGAAGCTCGGCGTTGGCGTCGGCTCGGTGGCCGTCCTCGACAGAGAGTTCGCCGAGCTCGCAAACGGCGCCGTCACTGGCAAGGCCTTCGACGATAGGGTAGGGCTCGCCGTAATGTTGTGGGCGTTGAGGCGGCTTCGAGAGCTCCCTGTGACCCTCTACGCCGTCGCCACAGTGCAGGAGGAGGTAGGGCTTAGAGGCGCCGCCGTGGCTGCCGAGAGGGTCGCCCCGCATTACGCAGTCGCGCTCGACACCACCATAGCCGCCGACGTGCCGGGCACATCGGAGAGGGAGTACGTCGTGAGGCTCGGCGGCGGCCCCGCCATAAAGGTCATGGACGGGGGGAGAGGCGGCCTATTCATAGCGCATCCGAGGCTCAGAGACTTCGTGGCCGAGGTGGCGAGGAAGGAGGGGATACCGCACCAGATGGAGGTCCTCTACGGCGGCACCACCGACGCCATGGCCATAGCCTTCCGGCGGGAGGGCGTGCCCGCGGTCGCCATAAGCATACCTGCGCGCTACGTGCACTCCCCCGTCGAGGTCCTTAGGGTCGACGACGCGGTGAACGCCGCGAGGCTCCTCGTAGCGGTTCTGGAAAACGCCTCCCCACAGTTCGTCGAGTCGTTGATGGAGAGGAGAATTAAATAG
- a CDS encoding long-chain-fatty-acid--CoA ligase yields MAYKYQLTLNNLLRYINYVFGDVQIVHRPPHGADRRSTYGEEYRRILRLADGLRKLGIGPGDRVATLDWNTIWHWDLYWAVPGIGAALHTVNVRLAPEDIAYTINQAGDKALIYHRDFAQLVDKLRPHLKSVKLYIQISDGMGVVGKDPEIEDVIKSGEEKELPDLDENTVATVLYTSGTTGRPKGAYFTHRQLVLHTLSVALAAVGYRGLARNDCANIDGKPCTALYLVPMFHVHAWGLPWVYALMGWRQVMPGRFDYGHILRLIVEEEVKAMAGVPTILYMLVTHPDLPKYVEGIRRLAPIYIVGGAALPKELARKAADAGFVPRVGYGMTETAPVVSLGFFKPTEKLPEDLDKAYDLIVMTGLPNPLSEFAVVDENDKPVPRDCKTAGELALRAPWITPEYIGDPEKTKTAWRNGWFHTGDAAVWCPDGRIKIVDRLKDVIKSGGEWISSLQLEDLIMTHPAVGIAAVVGLPHEKWGERPVAFVVPKPGASVNPDEIIAHLQKFVDAGKIPKWWLPDKVMVVSDLPMTGTGKIDKKVLRDKYRDLLKQ; encoded by the coding sequence ATGGCCTACAAATATCAACTAACATTGAATAATCTGCTGAGATATATAAACTATGTCTTTGGCGACGTGCAGATAGTCCATAGGCCGCCGCACGGCGCCGATAGGAGGTCGACGTACGGGGAGGAGTATCGACGTATTCTGAGGCTGGCCGACGGCTTGAGGAAGCTAGGTATAGGGCCCGGCGACCGGGTCGCCACGCTGGACTGGAACACCATATGGCACTGGGACCTCTACTGGGCTGTGCCCGGCATAGGCGCGGCACTTCACACGGTCAACGTGCGCCTGGCGCCTGAGGACATAGCCTACACCATAAACCAGGCCGGCGACAAGGCCTTGATATACCATAGAGACTTCGCCCAGCTGGTCGACAAGCTGAGGCCCCACCTCAAGTCTGTCAAGCTCTACATCCAGATATCCGACGGAATGGGGGTCGTGGGGAAGGACCCCGAGATCGAGGACGTCATAAAGTCGGGCGAGGAGAAGGAGCTTCCCGATCTGGACGAGAACACCGTCGCGACGGTGCTCTACACGTCGGGCACCACGGGCAGGCCGAAGGGCGCCTACTTCACCCACAGACAGCTCGTGCTCCACACCCTCAGCGTGGCGCTCGCCGCCGTCGGCTACAGAGGCCTCGCCAGAAACGACTGCGCCAACATAGACGGGAAGCCGTGCACCGCCCTCTACTTGGTCCCCATGTTCCACGTACACGCTTGGGGCCTTCCGTGGGTCTACGCGCTCATGGGCTGGAGGCAAGTCATGCCGGGGAGGTTCGACTACGGCCACATACTGAGGCTGATAGTCGAGGAGGAGGTCAAGGCCATGGCGGGCGTCCCCACAATACTCTACATGCTTGTGACCCACCCCGATCTGCCCAAGTACGTCGAGGGGATCAGGCGGCTTGCGCCGATATACATAGTCGGCGGCGCCGCGTTGCCCAAGGAGCTCGCGAGGAAGGCAGCCGACGCCGGCTTCGTGCCGAGGGTGGGCTACGGCATGACGGAGACGGCGCCTGTAGTGTCGCTGGGGTTCTTCAAGCCCACCGAGAAGTTGCCGGAGGATCTAGACAAGGCGTACGACTTGATAGTGATGACTGGCCTCCCCAACCCCCTCTCGGAGTTCGCCGTCGTCGACGAGAACGACAAGCCGGTGCCGCGGGACTGCAAGACGGCGGGCGAGCTCGCCTTGAGGGCCCCCTGGATAACCCCCGAATATATAGGAGATCCCGAGAAGACCAAGACCGCCTGGCGCAACGGCTGGTTCCACACGGGCGATGCGGCGGTCTGGTGCCCCGACGGCAGGATAAAGATAGTGGACAGGCTCAAGGACGTCATAAAGTCGGGCGGCGAGTGGATCTCGTCGCTCCAGCTCGAAGACCTCATAATGACACACCCCGCGGTGGGGATAGCCGCGGTGGTCGGGCTACCCCACGAGAAGTGGGGCGAGAGGCCCGTGGCCTTCGTCGTGCCCAAGCCCGGCGCCTCCGTAAATCCCGACGAGATAATCGCGCATCTCCAGAAGTTCGTGGACGCCGGCAAGATACCGAAGTGGTGGTTGCCGGACAAGGTGATGGTCGTGTCCGACCTCCCAATGACGGGCACCGGCAAGATAGACAAAAAGGTGTTGCGGGACAAATATAGGGACCTCCTCAAGCAATAG
- a CDS encoding 3-hydroxyacyl-CoA dehydrogenase/enoyl-CoA hydratase family protein, with product MAKKVAVIGAGTMGHGIAELFAIAGYEVALVDVAEDFLKRALQNIEWSLKKFAEKGQIKEDVQTILGRIRPIVNDVCKAVEGAEIMVEAVIEEIETKKKVFAEADRCAPPNAILATNTSSLPITEISEAVKPERRPLVVGMHFFNPPPLMPLVEIIKGKYTSDEAVKKVAEYAAQLGKQTVVVNRDVPGFIVNRILARVNDAACWIVARGEADIIAVDSALRYRVGLPMGAFLLMDYTGIDVICFIGDAMAKRGFKMHPCHLITEKCQQKKYGVKTGEGFYKYPAPGKFQWPDIPKEPGERLDVVALLAPAINEAAYLVREGIATKEDVDKAVRLGLNWPKGPLELADEFGIDAVVKALEAWRSKTGFEEFAPDPLLVQMAQSGKLGRKSGEGFYTYVKAEERRMETIIVRYEPPIAWIILNRPERLNAINAKMVEELSAALDEISRTDFEKVRAVVITGVGRAFSAGADITGFVGTTPLLAYKLSRGLHELTEKIERLDRPVICALNGYTLGGGLELALACDLRIASETAVLGQPEVNLGLFPGGGGTQRLTRLVGLAKAKEIIFTGDNISARDAERIGLVNKVVPPERLEQEARALALKLAEKPPIALAMAKYAINYGYEAPLWAALDLEAAHFGVVFSTEDLYEGVSAFLQKRKPQYKGK from the coding sequence ATGGCTAAAAAGGTGGCAGTCATAGGGGCCGGCACCATGGGCCACGGAATCGCCGAGCTCTTCGCCATAGCCGGCTACGAGGTCGCCCTAGTCGACGTCGCCGAGGACTTCCTCAAGAGGGCTTTACAGAACATCGAGTGGTCCCTCAAGAAGTTCGCCGAGAAGGGCCAGATAAAGGAGGACGTCCAGACCATATTGGGCAGGATTAGGCCTATCGTGAACGACGTGTGTAAGGCGGTCGAAGGCGCCGAGATAATGGTCGAGGCGGTGATAGAGGAGATCGAGACCAAGAAGAAGGTGTTCGCGGAGGCCGACCGATGCGCCCCGCCGAACGCCATATTGGCGACCAACACCTCCAGCCTCCCCATAACCGAGATCTCCGAGGCGGTCAAGCCCGAGAGGAGGCCTCTCGTAGTCGGCATGCACTTCTTCAACCCGCCTCCTCTGATGCCGCTGGTCGAGATAATCAAGGGCAAGTACACCAGCGACGAGGCCGTCAAGAAGGTCGCCGAATATGCGGCCCAGTTGGGCAAACAGACGGTCGTGGTGAACAGAGACGTGCCGGGCTTTATCGTTAACAGGATTCTGGCCAGAGTCAACGACGCCGCTTGCTGGATCGTGGCCAGAGGCGAGGCGGACATAATAGCGGTGGACTCGGCCCTAAGATACCGCGTCGGACTCCCCATGGGCGCGTTCCTGCTCATGGACTACACGGGGATAGACGTCATATGCTTCATCGGAGACGCCATGGCGAAGCGCGGCTTCAAGATGCACCCATGCCACTTGATCACGGAGAAGTGCCAACAGAAGAAATACGGCGTGAAGACGGGGGAGGGCTTCTACAAGTACCCGGCGCCTGGCAAGTTCCAGTGGCCCGACATACCTAAAGAGCCCGGCGAGAGGCTCGACGTCGTGGCTCTACTCGCGCCGGCCATAAACGAGGCGGCCTACTTGGTCAGAGAAGGGATAGCGACCAAGGAGGACGTGGACAAGGCCGTGAGGCTCGGCCTCAACTGGCCCAAGGGCCCGTTGGAGCTAGCCGACGAGTTCGGCATAGACGCTGTGGTCAAGGCGCTCGAGGCTTGGAGGAGCAAGACGGGCTTCGAGGAGTTCGCCCCAGATCCGCTCCTCGTCCAGATGGCCCAGTCGGGGAAGCTCGGGAGGAAGTCGGGGGAAGGCTTCTATACGTATGTAAAGGCCGAGGAGAGGAGGATGGAGACCATAATAGTCCGCTACGAGCCGCCCATAGCCTGGATAATACTGAACAGGCCCGAGCGCCTCAACGCAATTAATGCCAAGATGGTGGAGGAGCTGTCCGCGGCCCTCGACGAGATTTCGAGAACGGACTTCGAGAAGGTCCGCGCGGTGGTGATAACCGGCGTGGGCAGAGCCTTCTCGGCCGGCGCCGATATCACCGGCTTTGTGGGGACCACTCCGCTCCTCGCGTACAAGCTGTCCAGAGGGCTACACGAGCTGACTGAGAAGATAGAGAGGCTGGATAGGCCGGTCATATGCGCCTTGAACGGCTACACTCTCGGCGGCGGCCTAGAGCTGGCGCTTGCTTGCGACTTGAGGATAGCGTCTGAGACAGCCGTGTTGGGACAGCCCGAGGTCAACCTGGGCCTCTTCCCGGGCGGAGGCGGGACGCAGAGGTTGACCAGGCTGGTGGGGCTGGCCAAGGCCAAGGAGATCATATTCACTGGCGATAACATATCGGCGAGGGACGCGGAGAGGATAGGGCTCGTCAACAAGGTAGTGCCTCCCGAGAGGCTCGAGCAAGAGGCGAGAGCCCTCGCGCTTAAGCTCGCCGAGAAGCCGCCGATAGCGCTGGCCATGGCCAAATACGCCATAAACTACGGCTACGAGGCGCCGCTATGGGCCGCGCTGGATCTCGAAGCCGCGCACTTCGGCGTAGTGTTCTCCACCGAGGATCTGTACGAGGGGGTGAGCGCGTTCCTCCAGAAGAGGAAGCCGCAGTATAAGGGCAAATGA